A genomic region of Streptomyces sp. R33 contains the following coding sequences:
- a CDS encoding DUF6493 family protein, which yields MSPMSPMSPMNPILEAVREGRTDLIPGLLKPLTPPERRELLARLADLRREIRGWDWNHWQERDRIRSGLLVAGVGCHTGAAAAASWIGAPDLRDGEPLPTGLLLGLLADRDPGWLGDLAHRLADRPATAEADYPLIRELVRLAGCPVPTTDAFVHGWVRSIFTMDRARSTHSPLSVVLRQDPYARELVPQLFVTAESPEALHWCSDPTAPNHWPSELAALAQEGIVERRVLVDGCVARLLRGGRQNQLKFFLAMLERLELTPAEERERTADWIAMAAEGPSPLAGHAQQVLARLSEAGELPAEQLAQMARAVLRRPEKKLVRAQLVLLGQALRRDPAARHVLLPTATLAFGHEDTALQERALGLLVRHLRPGDRELRRELALHAAALSPAHRRAAAELLGSAGGSCAEPAYEEVLPPAPVRRRLAAEPPTLARTVGLVAASVTCGEQTAAAFESALDGLVRHAHHDRAALAEALRPVLGGRWWHPEGGRPVDPERLSGLEPMAAAVLGRIRAYDLRPERAVRGDGCRPDCVHAALSAVTASRVAEAAYRVLTDPLPFLLATPTWETGSLEPEELVVRLAAYRRLGAEPAPADFAQALLRVRRDPGTVPAAAGLGTPEGERLAAWLRGAGEPPAVLRRVTVPAAAPDLQAGHLWWDRPPAAARQIVLETRERCVVRQEFPAAFRRLDRALAEPARSCSGACEGGAVQQAVLPEDRETQAAWLLPEVTAGATARERGAGAPLPRLAELGGPAGPALHLAVATGLGAGHAEDRRAAVDALLLLAARGELDAPRLGRDLAELLGLGTVKPSRLAEAARAAAATGAYATTWAVLAEALPPLLAGGAAARGTGELLAVAADCVERCGAHGPAPAGLAEAAARTGSSQLVTQARRLRAALAAS from the coding sequence ATGAGCCCGATGAGCCCGATGAGCCCGATGAACCCGATACTCGAGGCGGTCCGCGAAGGCCGCACCGACCTGATCCCCGGCCTGCTCAAGCCGCTCACGCCGCCCGAGCGCCGGGAGCTGCTCGCCCGACTCGCCGATCTGCGCCGCGAGATACGCGGCTGGGACTGGAACCACTGGCAGGAGCGCGACCGCATCCGCTCCGGCCTGCTCGTCGCGGGCGTCGGCTGCCACACGGGCGCGGCCGCCGCGGCCTCCTGGATCGGTGCGCCCGATCTCCGCGACGGGGAGCCGTTACCGACCGGACTGCTGCTCGGCCTGCTCGCCGACCGCGACCCCGGCTGGCTCGGCGACCTCGCCCACCGCCTCGCCGACCGCCCCGCGACCGCCGAGGCGGACTATCCGCTGATCCGGGAGCTGGTCCGGCTCGCCGGCTGCCCCGTCCCCACCACCGACGCGTTCGTGCACGGCTGGGTCCGGTCCATCTTCACGATGGACCGTGCCCGCTCCACGCACAGCCCGCTGTCGGTCGTCCTGCGCCAGGACCCGTACGCACGCGAGCTGGTGCCCCAGCTCTTCGTGACGGCCGAATCCCCCGAGGCGCTCCACTGGTGCAGCGATCCGACGGCCCCGAACCACTGGCCGTCCGAGCTGGCCGCGCTCGCACAGGAGGGGATCGTCGAGCGCCGCGTCCTGGTCGACGGCTGCGTCGCCCGCCTGCTGCGCGGCGGCCGGCAGAACCAGCTGAAGTTCTTCCTCGCCATGCTGGAACGCCTTGAACTCACCCCGGCCGAGGAGCGGGAGCGCACGGCCGACTGGATCGCGATGGCCGCCGAGGGGCCGTCGCCGCTCGCCGGACACGCCCAGCAGGTGCTCGCCCGGCTGTCCGAGGCGGGCGAACTGCCGGCGGAGCAGCTCGCGCAGATGGCGCGCGCCGTGCTCCGCCGACCGGAGAAGAAGCTCGTACGCGCCCAACTGGTGCTCCTGGGCCAGGCCTTACGACGCGACCCGGCCGCCCGGCACGTACTGCTGCCCACCGCCACCCTTGCATTCGGGCACGAGGACACGGCCCTGCAGGAGCGCGCCCTGGGGCTGCTGGTCCGGCACCTGCGCCCCGGCGACCGGGAGCTGCGCCGCGAACTCGCCCTCCACGCCGCTGCATTGAGTCCCGCACACCGGCGCGCCGCCGCGGAGCTGCTCGGGTCTGCGGGCGGCAGCTGCGCGGAGCCGGCGTACGAGGAGGTCCTGCCCCCGGCGCCGGTACGCCGGCGCCTCGCCGCCGAACCCCCGACGCTCGCCCGGACCGTCGGCCTGGTGGCGGCTTCCGTCACGTGCGGGGAGCAGACCGCCGCCGCGTTCGAGTCCGCCCTCGACGGGCTCGTCCGGCACGCCCACCACGACCGCGCCGCCCTGGCCGAGGCCCTGCGCCCCGTCCTCGGCGGCCGCTGGTGGCATCCCGAGGGCGGCCGGCCGGTGGATCCGGAACGGCTGTCCGGGCTGGAGCCGATGGCGGCCGCGGTCCTCGGCCGGATCCGCGCGTACGACCTGCGACCGGAGCGGGCCGTGCGCGGCGACGGCTGCCGGCCCGACTGCGTCCACGCCGCACTGAGCGCCGTAACGGCCTCCCGGGTGGCGGAGGCCGCATACCGCGTCCTCACCGACCCGCTGCCGTTCCTGCTCGCGACCCCCACCTGGGAGACGGGCTCCCTGGAGCCCGAGGAGCTCGTCGTACGGCTAGCCGCTTACCGGCGGCTCGGCGCGGAGCCCGCCCCCGCCGACTTCGCCCAGGCGCTGCTGCGCGTACGGCGCGACCCCGGGACGGTGCCCGCGGCAGCCGGGCTCGGCACGCCCGAGGGCGAGCGGCTGGCGGCCTGGCTCAGGGGTGCGGGCGAACCGCCCGCGGTGCTGCGCCGGGTGACGGTCCCGGCGGCGGCTCCGGACCTGCAGGCCGGCCACCTCTGGTGGGACCGGCCCCCGGCGGCAGCCCGGCAGATCGTGCTCGAGACCCGGGAACGGTGCGTCGTCCGGCAGGAGTTCCCGGCGGCGTTCCGCAGGCTGGACCGGGCGCTCGCCGAGCCGGCCCGCAGCTGCTCCGGCGCGTGCGAGGGCGGGGCCGTCCAGCAGGCCGTCCTGCCCGAGGACCGCGAGACGCAGGCGGCCTGGCTGCTGCCCGAGGTGACCGCGGGCGCCACGGCCCGGGAGCGCGGCGCGGGAGCGCCGCTGCCTCGGCTGGCGGAGCTGGGCGGACCGGCGGGCCCCGCCCTGCACCTGGCGGTGGCCACCGGTCTCGGTGCGGGCCATGCCGAGGACCGCCGCGCGGCCGTGGACGCGCTGCTGCTCCTCGCGGCCCGCGGCGAGCTGGACGCCCCGAGGCTCGGGCGGGATCTGGCCGAACTGCTCGGTCTGGGCACGGTGAAGCCCAGCCGGCTGGCCGAGGCGGCGCGCGCGGCCGCCGCCACCGGTGCGTACGCCACGACCTGGGCGGTGCTCGCGGAGGCGCTGCCGCCGCTGCTGGCGGGGGGCGCCGCCGCGCGGGGCACGGGCGAGCTGCTGGCGGTGGCCGCGGACTGCGTGGAGCGCTGCGGTGCGCACGGTCCCGCCCCGGCGGGGCTGGCCGAAGCCGCGGCACGGACGGGATCCTCACAACTCGTCACGCAGGCGCGGCGGTTGCGGGCGGCCCTGGCGGCTTCGTAG
- a CDS encoding RDD family protein, translating into MSFGDPNNPYGQQPPQGQPGYPQQAPQGVPPQYGYPQQPPQGVPPQYGYPQQTPPPYGAYPPPGMPGMPGSGMPPLAHWGQRFGAYLLDLLIIAGPMYALGFIDLASADNPATAEPGIFFTIGVLYAIGMAVFQLYKEGATGQTIGKKVLGISVRREADGSTLGFGMAFVRKLAHALDSLACYVGWLWPLWDEKKQTFADKVCSTVVITVPKG; encoded by the coding sequence ATGAGCTTCGGCGACCCGAACAACCCGTACGGCCAGCAGCCCCCGCAGGGTCAGCCCGGCTACCCGCAGCAGGCCCCCCAGGGCGTGCCGCCGCAGTACGGCTACCCGCAGCAGCCTCCGCAGGGCGTCCCCCCGCAGTACGGCTACCCGCAGCAGACCCCGCCGCCGTACGGCGCGTACCCGCCGCCCGGCATGCCCGGCATGCCGGGTTCCGGTATGCCGCCGCTCGCCCACTGGGGCCAGCGCTTCGGTGCGTACCTGCTGGACCTCCTGATCATCGCGGGTCCGATGTACGCGCTGGGGTTCATCGACCTCGCCAGCGCGGACAACCCGGCCACGGCCGAGCCCGGCATCTTCTTCACGATCGGCGTGCTGTACGCGATCGGCATGGCGGTCTTCCAGCTGTACAAGGAGGGCGCCACCGGTCAGACGATCGGCAAGAAGGTCCTCGGCATCAGCGTGCGCCGCGAAGCCGACGGCAGCACGCTCGGCTTCGGCATGGCGTTCGTCCGCAAGCTGGCCCACGCCCTCGACAGCCTCGCCTGCTACGTCGGCTGGCTGTGGCCGCTGTGGGACGAGAAGAAGCAGACCTTCGCCGACAAGGTGTGCAGCACCGTCGTCATCACGGTCCCCAAGGGCTGA
- a CDS encoding phospholipase translates to MHRHTLPRPSAPVTRGAVSAVLLALFTAVPASAAAAAGSGPAATPAPHLDAVEQTLRQVSPGLEGQVWERTGGNVLDASTPGGADWLLQTPGCWGDDTCAARPGTQRLLSKMTENISQATQTVDISTLAPLPDGAFQDAIVAGLKSSAARGNKLKVRVLVGAAPLYHLNVMPSKYRDELVARLGPDARGIDLNVASMTASKTAFSWNHSKLLVVDGRSVITGGINSWKGDYLETAHPVADVDLALRGPAAASAGRYLDELWSWTCRNKSNLASVWFASSNGAGCMPKLAEGTAPAAPPAAPPAVPPASPGNVPAIAVGGLGVGIKRSDPSSAFRPTLPSAPDTKCTVGLHDNTNADRDYDTVNPEESALRTLISSANRHVEISQQDVNATCPPLPRYDIRVYDALAARMAAGVKVRIVVSDPANRGAVGSGGYSQIKSLSEISDTLRDRLALLTGDQGTARAAMCANLQLATFRSAPSPTWADGHPYAQHHKVVSVDGSAFYIGSKNLYPSWLQDFGYVVESPAAAGQLDAQLLTPQWQYSRATATVDHERSLCQA, encoded by the coding sequence TTGCACCGCCATACCCTTCCCCGTCCGTCCGCTCCCGTCACCCGCGGTGCGGTCTCGGCCGTCCTGCTGGCCCTGTTCACCGCCGTCCCGGCCTCGGCCGCCGCGGCGGCCGGCTCCGGGCCCGCCGCCACCCCGGCGCCCCACCTCGATGCGGTGGAGCAGACGCTCCGCCAGGTTTCCCCCGGCCTCGAAGGCCAGGTATGGGAACGCACCGGCGGCAACGTCCTCGACGCCTCGACTCCCGGCGGTGCCGACTGGCTGCTGCAGACCCCCGGTTGCTGGGGTGACGACACCTGCGCCGCACGGCCGGGAACGCAGCGGCTCCTGTCGAAGATGACGGAGAACATCTCCCAGGCGACGCAGACCGTCGACATATCAACTCTTGCGCCGTTACCCGACGGAGCGTTCCAGGACGCGATCGTCGCAGGCCTCAAGTCCTCGGCCGCGCGGGGGAACAAGCTCAAGGTGCGCGTGCTGGTCGGCGCGGCGCCGCTCTACCACCTGAACGTGATGCCCTCGAAGTACCGTGACGAGCTCGTCGCCAGGCTCGGCCCGGACGCCCGCGGCATCGACCTGAACGTCGCCTCGATGACGGCCTCGAAGACGGCGTTCTCGTGGAACCACTCCAAGCTCCTCGTGGTCGACGGCCGGTCCGTGATCACCGGCGGCATCAACAGCTGGAAGGGCGACTACCTGGAGACCGCGCATCCGGTCGCCGACGTCGACCTCGCCCTGCGCGGGCCGGCCGCCGCATCCGCCGGCCGCTACCTGGACGAGCTGTGGTCCTGGACCTGCCGCAACAAGAGCAACCTCGCCAGCGTCTGGTTCGCCTCGTCCAACGGCGCCGGGTGCATGCCCAAGCTGGCCGAGGGCACCGCTCCGGCCGCTCCTCCGGCCGCTCCTCCAGCCGTACCTCCGGCGAGCCCGGGCAACGTACCGGCCATCGCCGTCGGCGGGCTCGGCGTCGGAATCAAGCGCAGCGATCCGTCCTCGGCCTTCCGGCCCACCCTGCCGAGCGCCCCCGACACCAAGTGCACCGTCGGCCTGCACGACAACACCAACGCCGACCGCGACTACGACACGGTCAACCCGGAGGAGAGCGCCCTGCGGACGCTGATCTCCAGCGCGAACCGGCACGTCGAGATCTCCCAACAGGACGTCAACGCGACCTGCCCGCCGCTGCCCCGCTACGACATCCGCGTCTACGACGCCCTCGCCGCGCGGATGGCCGCCGGGGTGAAGGTCCGCATCGTCGTCAGCGACCCCGCCAACCGCGGAGCCGTCGGCAGCGGAGGCTACTCGCAGATCAAGTCCCTCTCGGAGATCAGCGACACCCTCCGCGACCGCCTCGCCCTGCTGACCGGTGACCAGGGCACGGCCAGGGCCGCGATGTGCGCCAACCTCCAGCTGGCCACGTTCCGCAGCGCGCCGAGCCCGACATGGGCGGACGGCCACCCGTACGCGCAGCACCACAAGGTGGTCTCCGTGGACGGCTCGGCCTTCTACATCGGCTCCAAGAACCTCTACCCGTCGTGGCTCCAGGACTTCGGCTACGTCGTCGAGAGCCCCGCGGCGGCCGGGCAGCTCGACGCACAGCTCCTGACCCCGCAGTGGCAGTACTCCCGCGCGACCGCCACGGTCGACCACGAACGCTCCCTCTGCCAGGCCTGA
- a CDS encoding IS982 family transposase: protein MTTNLETLATALYVRIDDSLAGTRRPGRPPRLTDAELLTLAVMQAVLGFVSEARWLRFARCHLAAEFPYLPGQSGYNKRLRAANRLIGRFIRTLARDTDLWHDDVWIVDSTPVECARSRPTVKRSDLAGWAAYSYCPSHSRFFWGLRLHLLCTPGGLPVAWALANPKTDEREVLAGMLTQDADLLATHPGQTVIGDKGYVSKHLDAFMTDHGLTLLRPSYRNRTPRPGEHLLKPVRQLIESVNDTLKGQLDLERHGARTPAGVLARVGQRILALTAAIWHNRANGTPLTRSLIAYDH, encoded by the coding sequence GTGACGACAAACCTCGAAACCCTCGCGACAGCACTGTACGTGAGGATCGATGACTCTCTGGCAGGCACGCGGCGGCCGGGCCGTCCTCCGAGGCTGACGGATGCCGAGCTGTTGACGCTTGCGGTGATGCAGGCCGTGCTCGGCTTCGTCTCCGAGGCCAGGTGGCTGCGTTTCGCTCGCTGCCATCTGGCCGCCGAGTTCCCCTACCTGCCCGGGCAGTCCGGCTACAACAAGCGCCTGCGGGCCGCGAACAGACTGATCGGCCGGTTCATCCGAACCCTGGCCCGGGACACCGATCTGTGGCACGACGACGTGTGGATCGTGGACTCCACCCCGGTGGAGTGCGCCCGGTCCCGGCCCACCGTCAAGCGGTCCGACCTGGCTGGCTGGGCCGCTTACTCCTACTGCCCCTCGCACTCGCGGTTCTTCTGGGGTCTTCGCCTGCACCTGCTCTGCACCCCCGGCGGACTCCCGGTCGCCTGGGCCCTGGCCAACCCGAAAACGGACGAGCGGGAAGTCCTGGCCGGCATGCTCACCCAGGACGCCGATCTGCTGGCCACCCACCCCGGGCAGACCGTCATCGGCGACAAGGGCTACGTCTCCAAGCACCTCGACGCCTTCATGACCGACCACGGCCTGACCCTGCTCCGGCCCAGCTACCGCAACCGCACACCGCGGCCCGGCGAGCACCTGCTCAAGCCGGTCCGCCAGCTGATCGAGTCGGTCAACGACACCCTCAAGGGCCAGCTCGACCTCGAACGCCACGGAGCCAGGACCCCAGCCGGAGTCCTGGCCCGCGTCGGGCAACGGATCCTGGCCCTGACCGCGGCGATCTGGCACAACCGGGCCAACGGAACACCGTTAACCAGGTCACTCATCGCCTACGACCACTGA